A window of Candidatus Jettenia caeni contains these coding sequences:
- a CDS encoding putative ABC transporter ATP-binding component: MRVSLNNVTKLFGTTTAVDRVTIEIADGELFFLLGPSGCGKTTILRIIAGFHQPDIGELRFDGKIVNNLPPNQRNTGMVFQNYALWPHLTVAENVAYGLDIRRVSTQEKKQRVREMLEAVQMDDYAGRMANQLSGGQQQRIALARALVIQPDIILLDEPLSNLDAKLRLELRDEIKRIHREFNVTMLYVTHDQKEALSLADRLAIMDKGKIIQVGSPVAIYRRPINSFVGAFIGDMNFIGGKIISKHTEITEIETPIGVLRSSMKNVLRLGESVLCGIRPEGIQLSEPDSQYRVKIESVTYLGEMEQYRITLHDKLTWKAVEINPKQIREEGQMCGMNISPEDVIVFKN; encoded by the coding sequence ATGAGAGTATCACTCAACAACGTAACGAAACTATTCGGCACAACTACCGCTGTTGATAGGGTAACGATAGAAATTGCAGACGGTGAACTTTTCTTTTTGCTCGGACCCTCCGGTTGCGGTAAAACTACTATTCTGCGTATTATCGCCGGATTCCATCAACCGGATATCGGTGAGCTGAGATTCGATGGAAAAATAGTCAATAACCTCCCTCCCAATCAGCGAAATACCGGTATGGTATTTCAAAACTATGCGCTATGGCCTCACCTCACGGTAGCAGAAAATGTTGCGTACGGGCTTGATATACGCCGGGTATCAACCCAGGAAAAGAAACAGCGTGTACGGGAAATGCTGGAAGCTGTCCAAATGGATGATTATGCAGGACGGATGGCAAATCAGCTATCAGGCGGCCAACAACAACGGATAGCTCTTGCACGCGCTTTAGTTATTCAACCCGATATTATCCTCCTCGATGAACCTCTATCGAACCTCGATGCCAAACTCCGGCTGGAACTCCGGGATGAGATTAAACGTATACATCGCGAATTTAACGTTACGATGCTTTATGTAACCCATGACCAAAAGGAGGCTCTTTCACTCGCCGACCGCCTTGCAATTATGGACAAAGGGAAGATCATACAGGTCGGTAGTCCTGTAGCTATCTACCGCAGGCCGATAAATTCATTTGTTGGCGCCTTTATCGGAGACATGAATTTTATCGGGGGCAAAATTATATCGAAACACACAGAAATTACCGAAATTGAAACTCCTATCGGTGTTCTCCGCAGTTCAATGAAAAATGTATTAAGATTGGGTGAATCAGTCCTCTGCGGCATCCGGCCTGAGGGCATACAACTATCCGAACCCGACAGCCAATACCGGGTGAAAATCGAATCAGTTACCTACCTCGGTGAAATGGAACAATACCGCATTACTCTGCATGATAAACTTACCTGGAAAGCGGTTGAAATAAATCCAAAACAGATACGGGAAGAAGGACAGATGTGTGGAATGAATATATCGCCTGAGGATGTGATAGTATTCAAAAATTAA